The following is a genomic window from Crossiella equi.
TGGCGCCCGCAGACGGCCTCGCCACCGCGGACCGGCTGCGCCACCTGCCGCTGGCCCCGCCGATGACGGTCGCCGGACACGTGGTGACCTCCCTGGCGACCCCGCCCGCCTGCATGGCCAACCACGTCGCCGCGTTCACCGACCAGGGTTGACCCGGAACGCCTCAGCGCACGGTGAGCACCAGCTTGCCCGTGGTGCGCCCCGTCTCCACCAGGCGGTGGGCCCGGGCTCCGTCGGCGAGTGGAACGGTGCCCGCGACGTGCGGGCGGAGCCTGCCCCGGGTGACCAGGTCGGCGATGGCGCGCATCCCGGCCTGGTCGTGCTCGACGACCAGGGTGACCGCCCGGACCCCGGCCCGTTCCGCCACGGCCTGCGTGTCCTCGGCGCCCGGTTGCAGCGAGACCACCACCCCACCCGGGCGCACCACACCGACCGAGCGGGTCGAGGTCGGCCCGCCGAGGGTGTCCAGCACGACGTCGTAGGGCTCCTGGGCGCAGGTGAAGTCCTCGGTGCGGTGGTCCAGGCAGACGTCCGCGCCGAGTGCACGCAGGAAGTCGTGCTTGGGGGCGCTGGCCGTGCCGGTGACGTGCGCGCCCCGGTCCTTGGCGAGCTGCACGGCCAGGTGGCCGACGCCACCGGCCGCGGCGTGCACCAGCAGCCGCTGCCCGGCCCGCAGGTCCGCGGTGTCCACCAGCGCCTGCCAGGCGGTGAGCGCGGCCAGGGGCAGGGCGGCCGCCTCGACGTGGCCGAGCCCGGCCGGTGTGGCCACGAAGGCGCGGGTGGGCCCGGTGACGTACTCGGCGTGGGCACCGG
Proteins encoded in this region:
- a CDS encoding NADP-dependent oxidoreductase; the encoded protein is MTDSPSPPVMRALRQTVLGGPEVLRLTEIPRPEPGPGEVLVAVHAAGLNPTDVKHRATRIFLPPPPFTLGWDVSGTVAATGPGVTLFRPGDEVFGMLPYPHGAGAHAEYVTGPTRAFVATPAGLGHVEAAALPLAALTAWQALVDTADLRAGQRLLVHAAAGGVGHLAVQLAKDRGAHVTGTASAPKHDFLRALGADVCLDHRTEDFTCAQEPYDVVLDTLGGPTSTRSVGVVRPGGVVVSLQPGAEDTQAVAERAGVRAVTLVVEHDQAGMRAIADLVTRGRLRPHVAGTVPLADGARAHRLVETGRTTGKLVLTVR